From one Culex quinquefasciatus strain JHB chromosome 3, VPISU_Cqui_1.0_pri_paternal, whole genome shotgun sequence genomic stretch:
- the LOC119770192 gene encoding glycine-rich RNA-binding protein GRP2A-like, producing MFKEVLILSALAALCASVPLESGTKAVAPAIKNSPIVVIPEQVEDLDTAESAHHRGRGHHHHRGHGGGGYGGYGGGFRGPVYPAHGGGYGGGYGGGYGGGVGLGVGVGIGVGVGVGVGGGYGRK from the exons ATGTTTAAG GAAGTGTTGATTCTGAGTGCACTTGCTGCACTATGTGCAAGTGTTCCGTTGGAGTCTGGGACCAAAGCCGTTGCACCAGCCATTAAGAACAGTCCCATCGTAGTGATACCAGAACAAGTTGAAGACTTGGATACTGCAGAATCTGCGCATCATCGAGGTAGAGGACATCATCACCATCGCGGTCACGGAGGTGGAGGCTATGGCGGTTATGGCGGTGGTTTCCGAGGTCCGGTGTACCCAGCCCACGGAGGAGGTTACGGGGGAGGTTACGGAGGAGGCTACGGTGGTGGTGTCGGACTTGGCGTAGGAGTTGgcatcggagtcggagtcggtgtgGGTGTTGGCGGTGGATACGGTCGGAAGTAG